In Leguminivora glycinivorella isolate SPB_JAAS2020 chromosome 17, LegGlyc_1.1, whole genome shotgun sequence, the DNA window AGGGTCTGCAATTTAGCCTTAATAGTAGGGTCATCGCCGAAGAGTCTATGTGCCCGACGCTCTATCGCATCCAGGGCCGCCAGCTGATACTTGGCGGAACCGTCCAAAAGGTGACAGCAGTATTCCACGCACGATCGGACCTGTGCTTGGTACAGGGAGATAAGCTGATTCGGCGTGAAATACCGCTTCACCTTAAATAGGACACCAAGTTTTTTGGCAGCATTTTTAGCCCTGGACTCTATGATCGACCCAAAGTTCAGGTTGGACTTCAAGCTTACACCGAGAAGTTCTAAGTCGTCGGTCAGCGGAAGGGACACATTCTGGAAAGTGGGAGCCAAGGTAAATTGGCACCGTTTCGCGGTGAATAAACACGCCTGGGTTTTGGTGGCGTTAAATCCAACCAAATTGGCCTCGCCCCAGCTGGATACGGCGTCCAGGGACAAGTTCAGGCGTTCCACCATCGCTTCCCTGAGGGTTCTGGTGTCATTCACACTGGCCCTCGCATCGGAAAGATATCTTTTCGTGACCGTTTAATCTAAGACTAaatttaatccagtgatataattatataactaaactagtaacgtattataattatattcctagtaagatggttatgaatcgcttttgtttagctatgttacggcaaataattatatacctagggttataactatacctccgccgcaccgccgcactcctgcctacaatcatttcactaaacttaatccagtcatataattatatgactaaactagtaacgtattatagttatattcctagtaagatagcaattaatcgctttcgtttaactatgttacgacatataattatatcccttgggttataactatataacggctttatctatcttactgcgactgcgacatatacactaaatgtatgttcatctgttccctcataaAGTATAGGTACCGGTTAGTAAAGCACTCTATTCAAAATGGCAATATTATATCTATCATGGGGTAGAGACGCTTGGGCCGTGgggtcagggtggctagccgaatggcacaatcgctcacgaaacgctcacgaaacgaagcgctagtagatatctatctctatcgcgcttgcgtattggcgcgacagagccagcggcgtatcgctttcgtttggcgtcggagaaatgccattcggctacggggccagggcgcGCATGAAATTTTTACAGAGCTGGCCAAACGCCTAATAGACGCGTCGGGTGACCGGAAGGCTGGAGCAGATTGCCCAGCGCATCGGCATTGTTGTTCAGCGCGGCAATgccgccagccttctgggcaccctaccGGCCGGCTCCGACTTAggtactattttttatttatagtgttttattttataggtagatttagtttagttatagtttaatttattagttcatagttatgtttttaaacagaacgtaattttttttgtaatgaaaTAAACTTTCTATTTATCATGTCATGTTCACTTACAAAATTGTTCTTGACAAAGGTATTTTATATTGATCATCAAATAATCACGTGTCGCCTATTAAAACTAGTACGGGGTAAAATTACCTACGGCTATTACAAAGAATAGTTATactttttttggtcttctctgtttggcctaaaggttgactgatagagaatgccatgtagcattaagtccgccttttgtaactgtatatttttactgtgcaataaagtttaaataaataaatgaataaataatacagtgtgttaccaccacccgaaccttttctttttttataccacgtcggtggcaaacaggtatacggcccgcctgatggaaagcggtcaccataacctatggacgcctgcaattcaaggggtgtcacatgcgcgttgccgacccgttagaaacttgtacactccttttttgaagaaccccatactgtaggtcatcgggaatacctcggcagggagctcattccacagccggagcgttagTGGGAGGAAACCTTTATTCAAACCAATAATAATGCAGTAATTTAGCAATCGTTTGCGCATATGAGCAAATcaaagttatttaaattaactgaaataataatattccgAAATCCCAACATTCAATGTAACGCGTGCACTTCTTAATTGTCAATACTCACATCGCTCATACTTATGAGCTGTCACTGCCCTCACTTGACAAGTGTTGTGACATTATTgctggcaaaaaaaaaattgtttgaaaGTTTCAAAAGTcgaattttttaattattaagtaAAGTAACTAAGATAATATTCCTTTAAAAAACACACTTGTTGGTAATACACGGAAAggtaggtacagcggggcaaatctcgactgggggacaaatgtaactggtccattttttccatgttttacaatgtttgcatatttaaatagagtgtccaccggttatatatggtaggcgtgtttatttatttatttatttaaactattgcacaatacaaaaaagtacaaatgccggacttaatgccagatggcATGCTCAgtggcgtgttcagtggatagttcaatggattagttacaattgtcccccagtcgagatttgccccgctgtatcttatGTTTTAAGTTAAGCCCGAACTAGAGAAAGATTCCAGTATTGAATCTTGAGCGAAACGAGGGTTCAAGCTATGAAGGTTAAATACATTTTGCTactgagtgaaacacaattttatttatcaatatactgtttgaggagtgtcttttcaaaagggcttatttccattttttcttttttttaaactatgaatgcagtttttcttagtatagaaaattacgcgttgttttgagataaaatttcaaaaagtctcgccttgatctttaaaaaaagattaacatcaaagtttagaacacattttgaattaacaaaaaataaaaccgccttcaataaaagcgtgttaaaaaaacacggagaaactaaaaagccaaaaataataaaccttcgaattcagatttcttatcggattgcaataatctaaacagccaaattataaacaaatcaattatttttgtagtcggtaccagacctgttcgtcgccttgctatttcctgtttgccccacccaaccatacgcaggctggccccgactccaaaactaattgatttgtttataatttggatgtttagattattgcaatccgataagaaatctgaattcgaaggtttattatttttggctttttagtttctccgtgttttgtaacacgctttttttgaaggcggttttattttttgttaaaaagttaatttatttgttgatttttagtggttcctagtgatattatatgtatcagtccgaatatatgtacagtagtgaaagaattatcctttaactcctaaccattgaggagttgaccttccatcatcagctcagccacataaaattattaccatcaggcgtaaatactggtgtacctttgaaaaatacactaaaaacattacatgtacctataacatttgaagagttccctcgatttctccaagatcccatcatcagaccccgacttggtgccaatgggaccatctcggggttatacccgttcgatcaaaaaaaataatttgaaaatcggtccacgattctcggagatatcgagtaacatacatacaaaaaaaaaacattcagtcgaattgagaacctcctcctttttttttgaagtcggttaaaaatgtgtaatgattatttatgtgtatAAGCCAATGTATGCATTACAACAACATTACATTCATATCAACTTTAAcgttaatacaaaatccaaaaataaaataaaactattttaaaataataacatttacgctacaaggccacaacaaaagggcgtaattcccaaaagttcacatcaaaagtgcttaattctcaaaaacatggtaattaaatatttatttaggtacacatgttacgtttggtgtaatcatagcattaatgtcaacttacaatattacaattttgcaaattaaatattaatttcaaaatcaataccgtggaattatgtttttctcgatttcccaaaaaaagttcaaagtggaaataagcccttttgaaaagacactcctcatttacATGTTTGATCTAATAAGCCTCATTTAAAGGTAATTTCAATTTTACCAGCCAGCTTAGGTCttcataaaatatctttatgaaattactttgcgcaTCAGTTTAAAaagaatttttattattaacatCCAATGTTACATAATAGGGTCTGTAATCTTTTGAAtgactaatgttataaatggaacTAATTACCTCAACACTGTCGTCGGATCCGAATTATTCATTACTTCGTCCACATGATTGCCCTCTGCGTAACTCGCGCCTCCTGCGCCAAGTTTAGGGCACATTCTTTTGAGGTGGCCTTCCTTATTACATACGCGGCATATTACATAAACGTGAAATTTGCATCTCGCTGCATTATGCTGGCCGCCGCAAGCCCGACAGCTCGAATGAGTCGAGCCGCTCCCGATGCCGAACGCCGCTCCGCCAGCCTGCCTCGCGCGCCTGCAGCTGCACCCGAGGCGCCGCTCCCGCCGGCTGCGCCATCGCTGTAGCGGCCGCGCATTCGctcgccgctcgccgctgccccGTGGCTCCGTCGACTGCCCTCACTGCGTTGGGTTGCACTCGTGACAGCATGACATGTCACGGCATCGTCACCGTTCGACCGCTTGCCGTTCACAGCCGCCGCGTTCGTCTCCGCCGCTTCTAAACCATGGGCTAGTTTGGTCGCATTTGGAAAACTGATGTCCTCTTCCGCGAACAACCTTTGTCTGATCGACTTGCTGAACAATCCACAGGCAAACTGATCTCTTAAATTTTCGTCTAAGTCCGTTTTGAAGTCGCACGTCCTTGCCAACTTCTTAAAAACAGCCACGTAATCCGAAATAGACTCCGTTTGATTTTGTGTTCTTTGGCGGAACTTGTACCTCTCAGCTAATATACTAGGTGTTAATTTTATCAATCTCACTATATGACAATTCGTGTGGTTTCTTGGGTGAACAAAGGGTCACTAACAGCTCATAGGTAGGGCCGCCGATAAAGGTAATTCATTTAGCGACTTTTTTCCTTCCTTGACATCATTGACAAtaaaatattgttcaatacggtCTAAGTACGATGACCATTTATCGTTGTTTGCGTCGAAAGGTTCTATCTTACCCACAGCCATGTTTGTCCACACAACAGTATACGACACACACTCTTATATACACGGTACACAGTTCTTTCCCAAATCTGACGTGGTGACGTCTAACACATGATAGCGCAAGTCCAGATCGTCGCCAATGTGAGATATGGGACTACGCTATGGGAATAACGGGAATAAATAGAAAAGCGTGCTTctaaaacaatatatatttaagAAATGAAAAAGACAATCGAAAATATAGACATATGTCAACAAAGTCTTATTCATAATAGAAACCTACATGCAGTATGCATACAACACAGTATGAACATAGGTCCTTACGCGGCTCCGCGCCGGTGCGTCTCGCcactcgtcgaataaaccggtttaatacggttataataaataaaccggttttaaccgatAAAAAAcaaaccggttccgagccttgcGTCGTACTACGTCAATCCGTCTGTTGCAGACGACTGCTGCAGCTATTCTCACGATAAGTCCccaataaacaaaaacaaaccctttattgaagtgaaacttcgaaATTGCGATTTCCAACTGACAACGCGTAACATTCAGTCATTGTTACGTTGCgtgaaatgccgctcactcagcgcgtaacattctgatAGTGTCGTTACGCTTaacgactcactcattccattaaTTCCCTTATTCACTCAATTAGTGataaaacagaaatgaattggaatgtgtgtgtttatatttagatcgagtgcaaaatgtgttaataattgttttttcagtaatttgagcaaatagcaatgtaaataaaatatttaaaacagtaaaaagatggacgtaactaaacgcaaaaacatGATGGCCACTTGACAATatatttttgaggttatgttgcTTGTTTTATGTTGTTTTGCAGTTGTTTATgttgaagtttcacttcttcagTTCGGAGGAACTCCACGCACTGTATTATTTTACTAGGTTCCTGCTGCTTAATGGAATACCTTCATCATGGAATaaattttcataaatatgtttaaAGCTATATTGTATATTACCGAAGTCCATGAAACCAATAACTCAAAAGTACTAAAGAAATTCGAGATAGCCTCCGGAACACCACCAACACATTTTCGTCGACCAAACTTTGTaatgataataaaaaaagttgCCAATACTTTGCATCCGGCCGATGAGATTGATATATTTTCATTGTAACacggaaatggaaattttgtgGAGTTCTCTGGTACGCTATTTATATCTTTCTACTCTAAATTCTTATTTTATTCATCAATTTACATAAATATGctattttttgctgtgtacttaacacaactAAAATAagcgtacaagtttctaatgggttggcaacgcgcacttgacactccttgagttgcaggcgtctataagtgacgatgaccgctttccatcaggcgcgTAGGCGGACCATattcttgtttgccaccgacacatagtataaaaaaaatattagacttCTTTTTTTTGTAGGGGAGACCGGGACTAGTTGACTATAGGGGTAGGttgactaactattaaaaaattgacccaaaaatcaaacttgagccaaCCAGTGATACGATATGAGGTACGAGAGGCTCACCGGTGACTGAGCGGGGGGAGGTGACGGACTTTCGTACATCAAATTTCGTGCCATATTCTATGTTAGAAAATTGTTAAATTGTACATTTATAACATTTCTGAACTCAACATAAACTTAAACATTTCATAAGGAATCCCAAGGCTAAAAGCTATATCCATACTAAGCTTACGCACCGAGTTACTAAGCTTATGCACCGTATATAAGTTTCCTTGACTGGACCATTGGTCTAAATTTCCTAAGTCCATTGATGGCGACTTTGTCGTCCAATGATGGCGACTCTGGTCCAAAAAAGGCAACAGCGTATGAAAACCTTTTAACGACTTTTCTCTAAAtgtatctaatctaatctaatcttttTGTTGTGAATAAGGTAATTCATAAATAGATGCCAAGAATTAAAACTTCTCTAACTAGTCaaatgatagcaaccttcccctataTATCTTGTGCGTAAGGAGCACATTAATAAAGGCTACGTTTCGCTAATGGGATGGGGATTAATGTTTAAATAAGACCTCATTTAACTGCGTATTTTTATGTATTCCGGAGTTTTGCGGTACTTAAGAGAGAAGTTTCtggcaataaaaaaatgtttgataATGAAGGGTATTTGCTTTTTATAAATGTTGGTATTTTGTTTAAAACGTTTGTACTTTAAATGGAATGACGTGTGGGCTGTCAAATACTATAACACAAAAAGCGACATTTCTATTGATTTTTCTTGCTTAATAaaattgtcacaaaactgacattgagttaatttttgttaacaactgaaatagataccatacactaaagaagaAGCGATCAAATCCACTGGTGGCGAATCCGGGAATCGCCCTCCCAACGGGTGCGTCCCACGAGATATAacgttaatatatataatttcatgttactaacgttcagcagcaataatgaacgttagatataacaccaacatcaatacttttgtaagaaataacgcTGAAGTGCCATAATATTAGTTTCACATAACGTTTTTTAGTATAACGTTTACGttacttaatttcagtttatataccatacacaaCGGATACCGTTCACCATGCATAACAtttcttaatataatatttaaattagctaatttcagtttagataccatacactaagtataccgtccaccataaataacattacttaatataacgattataatattagcttaatatcagtttatacaccataccgttctccatatataacatttaactgttgctaagaaagtaggtttaggttaggttagaactgcgacccccacacaaaactgttactaagaaagtaggtttaggttaggttagaattgcgacccccaaacaaaactgttgctaagaaagtaggtttaggttaggttagaactgcgacccccacataaaactgttgctaagaaagtaggtttaggttaggttagaactgcgacccccatacaaaactgttgctaagagagtaggtttaggttaggttagaactgcgacccccacacaaaactgttgctaagaaagtaggtttaggttaggttagaactgcgacccccacacaaaactgttgcttagaaagtaggtttaggttaggttagaactgcgaccccacacaaaactgttgctaagaaagtaggtttaggttaggttagaactgcgaccccacacaaaactgttgctaagaaagtaggtttaggttaggttagaactgcgacccccacataaaactgttgctaagaaagtaggtttaggttaggttagaactgcgacccccatacaaaactgttgctaagagagtaggtttaggttaggttagaactgcgacccccacacaaaactgttgctaagaaagtaggtttaggttaggttagaactgcgacccgcacacaaaactgttgctaagaaagtgggttaagttaggttattatgcatttaaaatcttacacacagaatgaacattacgccttttgatcttagattaattgaaaaatatatgataTTAATATTGGGTATCCCAAACGTTATAAACATAGATCTTagatattatgaacattacaccttttgatgttagaataATTGATTAATATAATTATCTTATAAACATTAGGTCTCCCTAACGTTATATACGTTAATCTTTATATACActgatattatagagaataaacattatccacttcgaaattagattatttgctattatcgattttgagcattataaccagtgaacgttatgctgaacaagcttatacaaagtgagcgtatattttataagtaatatacgatacgttcttatatctcgtattacttaccccctcccaactgaggggggactgaaatcttctcgaggctgaggcgtagggttagagccggcgtagctttatttgacgttcatatgcgcattgtaatatgcctacttgaaaaataaatatttcattttcatttttcattttcatcgaACCCGAGTCTctagctatcgcggctgacgtgttcgaccgctacaccaccccgaccgttGTTCAACTTTCACTAATAATGCCCTGATGTCATTGTGTTTGTCAAAAATGTGGTTGACGCAATTAGCCCTTTTTTCTGGAGGGGAAAAATGCTGTCACGCATACCACTCGGGTACGGGGCCGGGGATAATGCAACTGGCCTTAAGCTAACAGCCTTTAAACCGAGCAAAAGAATAATTAAGAAAGCTATTACAGGGACACTCAAAGATGCAATT includes these proteins:
- the LOC125235552 gene encoding uncharacterized protein LOC125235552 translates to MVERLNLSLDAVSSWGEANLVGFNATKTQACLFTAKRCQFTLAPTFQNVSLPLTDDLELLGVSLKSNLNFGSIIESRAKNAAKKLGVLFKVKRYFTPNQLISLYQAQVRSCVEYCCHLLDGSAKYQLAALDAIERRAHRLFGDDPTIKAKLQTLEHRRRVACLSIFYRIHSGECA